The Syntrophobotulus glycolicus DSM 8271 DNA window AGTAAAGATACGCGCATCCTCAATGCCGGGCAGCGGTGGGCGGACAGGCTCCGCTCCTGGCGCCAGGATCAGCTTATCATAGCATTCCTCATCGTCTTTTCCGTTTTCCAGATTCCGTACCAGCACGATCTTACGGGCGGGATCAATGGTAATGGCTTCCTGTCTGATCCGTACATCCACCGCAAACCGATTCCGGAAGCTCTGCGGCGTCTGCAGCGTAAGTTCTTCTTTGTCTGTAATCTCGCCGCCTATGAAATAGGGTAACCCGCAGTTGGCGTAGGAGATATATTCTCCGCGCTCCAGCAGGATGATATCCGCCTTTTCGTCCAGCCTGCGCAGACGGGCTGCTGCTGAGGCACCGCCGGCCACGCCACCAATAACCACTGTTTTCACACGCTCACCGCCTTCTCTGTTTTTCCCGAACCTGATTTATTTCGGTAAAAAAGCATGTTCATTCCTCCAATAGATAGTGCAAGGGCGGGCAGCTTACGCCGCCCGCCTGAGAATCGAGATTTGATCAAATGACTGTTAGGATTCTCTAGTATAATTGAGCAGGCCTCCGGCTAAAACGATTTTGGCCTGTCTTTCAGTGAGGTTATGCTGAACCGGGATTTTGGTCTGTGTACCGTCGATATGAAGGACAAGAGGTTTATTGTGTATGACGGCTTCGAGCAGGTCTATAATGGACAAGTTGGTGTCCACGTCGATCTTGTCATAATCTTCTTCCTGAACAAAGCTAAGAGGAAGGATGCCGAAATTGACCAGATTATCTTTATGGATACGGGCGAAGCTTTTAGCCAGAACAGCTCTGATGCCCAGGTACATGGGAACAAGAGCGGCGTGTTCACGGCTGGAGCCCTGTCCATAATTGTGGCCGGCAATGATGATCCCTTTGCCGGCAGCTTTGGCTCTGGCAGGGAATTGAGGATCTATTTTACTGAAAACAAATTCAGAAAGGATAGGAACATTAGATCTGAAGGGCAAAACTTTAGCCCCGGCAGGCATAATATCATCTGTTGTGATATTATCCCCGAGTTTGATCACAACCGGGAGACGATAATGGTCTTCTAATTTAGAAGTCACGGGAAGAGGTTTGATGTTTGGCCCCCGTACGATTTGAGTCTCAGGATTTCCCGGAGCGATAATCAGGGAATCATCTATTCTGAAGGAAAGAGGCACTTCGATCTGCGGAGCTTTGCCCAGTGTCCTGGGATCAGTGATATAACCGGTGACAGCACTGGCGGCAGCCACTTCAGGGCTGACCAGGTATATTCCGGCATCAGCAGTGCCGCTGCGTCCTTCGAAGTTTCTGTTAAATGTCCGGAGTGATACTGCTCCGGAAGCAGGCGACTGTCCCATGCCGATACATGGCCCGCAAGCAGATTCGAGAATTCTGGCTCCGGCATCAAGAAGATCGGTCAGAGCGCCGTTGTTGGCCAGCATAGTCAGTACCTGGCGAGAACCCGGGGCAATAACCAGACTGACATCCGCAGATACGGTTTTGCCTTTTAAGATGGCCGCGGCAGTCATTAAATCAAGATAAGAAGAATTTGTACAACTGCCGATAGCAACCTGATGAACCTTAATATCGGCCAGTGTGCTGATCGGAGCTACATTGTCAGGCATATGCGGCTGGGCTGCCAAAGGTTCCAGAGTGCTTAAGTCCAGAGTGATTTCTTCATCATATTCTGCGTCCTCATCGGCCGCAAGAGGAATCCAGTCCTTTTCGCGAGCCTGGGCCTTTAAAAATAATCTGGTTTGTTCATCACTTGGGAAAAGAGAAGACGTCGCTCCCAATTCCGCTCCCATATTGGTGATGGTGGCGCGTTCAGGAACAGTCAGGCTTAAAACGCCAGGCCCGCTATATTCAAAGACTTTGCCGACTCCTCCTTTGACAGAAAGACGGCGCAGGACCTCCAGAATGATGTCCTTGGCAGAGACCCAGTCGGGACGTTCACCATAAAGGCCAATCTTCACAACTTTGGGATCTTTTAGATAGAAAGCCCCTCCGCCCATGGCAACCGCGACATCAAGACCGCCGGCGCCCATGGCCAGCATTCCCAGGCCGCCGGCAGTCGGGGTATGGCTGTCAGAGCCCAGAAGAGTTTTACCGGGCACACCAAAACGCTCTAAATGCACCTGATGGCAGATGCCGTTACCAGGACGGGAAAAATACAGGCCAAAGCGGGCGGCACAGCTTTGCAGAAAAGCATGGTCATCCGCGTTCTCAAAGCCGGTCTGTAAAGTATTATGATCGATATAACTTACTGACAGTTCGGTTTTTACTCTGGGCGTGTTGATGGCTTCAAACTGCAAATAGGCCATTGTACCGGTAGCATCCTGAGTCAGAGTCTGATCAATTTTGATTCCTATTTCTTCACCGGAACTTACCCGGCCGGATACGAGATGAGATTTTAATATTTTTTGTGCGAGGTTATCCCCCATTATCTATTCCCCCTTTTGACGTTTATACTTTATCAAAAAAAAGCTTAAACTTCCAGAGAAATCCTTTAAGTATACATTATAATCAATAATATCCATTTTGTAATATCTCGACGGTTTTATCCTTTATTCAGTTCTGAGGATGGCTATAAATGATTAAACCCCAGATTGACCAGCATTCTCTTACGAGTTTGCTGGTTATTTTCGCAGTAAATCAAATGATGATCATCAAAATATACTTTTTGTTCCATCTGGGGTATAATATATTGAAAAATGTTAGAAGTGTGTATCTTTTTAAATCAATTAAGATCAATCTCTGAAGAGATACATTTGGATAAATGAGGAAGTGAAACATTCTTGACAGGCAGACTGAACATCGTTTTGGTAGAACCGGAGATACCGCCTAATACCGGTAATATCGCACGGCTTTGCGCGGTAGTGGGGGCCGATCTGCATCTGGTTAAGCCTTTGGGATTCAAGACTGACGATAAATCTCTGAAAAGAGCGGGGCTGGATTATTGGCACCGGTTGAAGATGACCATATATGAAGATTTTGATGATTTTGAAGCGCGCAATCCTGGCGGAAAGCGTTATCTGGCGACAACGAAGGGGAAAATTATTTATAGTGAAACGACCTTTGAAGAAGGCTGTTACTTGATATTCGGCCGGGAAACGAAAGGGCTGTCACCGGAAATTTTGGCCCGTTATCCTGAACACCTCATCCGTCTGCCGATGAAAAATGAATGCCGCAGTCTCAATTTGTCAAATGCAGTGGCGATCGTTACCTATGAGGTCTTCAGACAGTGGGGGTATCCCGGACTATCATGAACCAGAATTAATTGGAGGATCTGTGATGTCTTTCTTATCTACATTTGTTCTTGCCGTATTGGGGGCAGTTGTTTTGACACCTGTCTCTATCATGATTGCCCGTAAGTTGGGAGTGTTGGATCACCCTGGCGGGAGAAGAATCCATCAAACGCCTATCCCTAGAATGGGGGGGATAGCCATTTATCTTGCTTTTTGGCTCGCTGTTTTTCTGCGGGTTGATTTGAACAGCACTGTAATTGGACTTTTTCTGAGCAGCACCTTGATTGTTCTAGTGGGAATCGCCGATGACAGCAAAGGATTGGGGCCTTTTCCCAAGCTGTTTTTGCAGATTATGGCCGCTTTTATTTTTCTGTCTTTCAGTCCTTCTATCGAATATGTTGTTCTGCCTCTGGTGAATGAGGTTGGTTTGGGATATGCCGGATTCATTTTGGGTGTATTATGGATTGTGGGATTGGTCAATACGGTGAACATTTCAGACGGTCTTGACGGGCTGGCGGCGGGAATCTGCATGATCGCCGCCCTGGTTCTGTTCTGGTCGGCAATCAAGATCGATCAGATATTTCCCGCCCACCTGATGCTCGCTTTAACTGGAGCTGCCTTGGGCTTTCTCTTTTTTAACTTTAATCCCGCCAAAGTGTTTATGGGCGACTCGGGCAGCATGTTTCTGGGCTTTATTCTGGGAGCCGTCTCCTGGACAGGCCTGTTAAAAACGGCAACTGTTCTGGGGCTGATCTTCCCGCTGCTGGTCCTGGGGATGCCCCTGACCGATGTCCTGTTCGCCATCATCCGGCGCAAATGGAAGGGAAGGTCTATTGTTCTGGCGGACAGGGGACACCTGCATCACAGATTATTAGATATGGGGTTTACACAAAAATCGGCAGTATTGCTTCTCTATGCCATAAGTGCCGGTTTCGGGCTGGCCGCGATTTTTTGTGTTTATGGCAATTGGCTTTTGGCGGCAATTTTGGTCCTGTTGAATATGGTATTAATCCTCAACATTATGTTTCGAAAGCTGAAAGTGGAAAAGTTCTGGGTGAAAAAAATAGAAAAAGAATATGCTGAAGATAAGCATAAAGTATGAGTAAGATAAAAAATGGGATGATAAAATAACGAAAGGGAGAATAACAATGAAAATAATCTTTCATGGTCATTCCTGTTTTGAAATAACGGGATCAAAGGGCAGGATTCTCATTGACCCTTTTCTCAGGGATAATCCCCGAGCTGATGTCGGGCCGGATGATTATCAGGAACTGGACGCGTTATTAATTACCCATGGCCATGATGATCATATGGGAGATTGTCTGGAGATTGCCAAAAAAACCGGCTGTCTCTTTATTTCTAATTTTGAGCTGGCAAATTTTGCGAAGAAGAACGGGGTAAAAAACATCCACTCCATGCATATTGGAGGGAAATATCCATTTGGATTCGGAACGGTAAAGCTTACGCCCGCTTTGCATGGATCAGGCATACCGAAAGGAGACGGAACTTTTTGGTATGGTGGCCTGGCCTGCGGTTTTCTGATCAATATGGACGGGTTGTGGGTATATCACGCCGGAGACACCGGATTGTTCAGTGATCTGCAATTGATAAAAAACTTTTGCGCATTAGAGGCAGCGATGTTGCCGATCGGGGATAATTTTGGGATGGGTCCGGACGATGCGGTGCTCGCGGCGGAAATGCTCCAAGCAAAATATGTGGTCCCCATGCATTACAATACTTTCCCTGTCATCAGGCAAAATCCTGAAGCTTTTGTTTCAGCACTTGAAAGTAAAGTTCCGAAGACGAAAGGCGTTATTCTGGAACCCGGGCAAAGCCTGCAAATTTAAACATTAAGCAAAAATTTTGTTGTTAAGTTATGGAAGAATGCCCTGCCAAGGCATTCTTTTTTCCTACAGGGAATAAAAAAAGAAATCGGGAAAGATCTTTTTTATAAGGAAATTCTAAATCTTATTGAGGATAATTTTTAGTAAACCTGGCTAAAATATTAGTCAGGACGGTGATTTTAAAATGAGAGAAAAAGAATGCAACAATCAGTGCGCATTTTCAATTGACGGGCGCTGCCGTCTGGAGAATGTCCAGGGGATAAAGAAACCGCAATGCCCTTACAAGGAAGGTAATGTCAATTCGTTTTCAGTATCCTAGAAAGTGGATGGAAAAAGGAGGAGGCCGCCATGAAGATGAAAGAGATTAAAAACAGTCTGAAAATCACGCAAAAAGGTATGAAACAGATGCAAAAAGGAATGTCTAAAGATTTGAAAAAGGCCGGAAACAGACAGTTTAATATCATTGAAGAAATGAAGATGGAAATCGCCTCCGAGCTCGGCTTGAAGAGAAAATAAAACAAAGTATGCTTAGTCATCACAGCAGGTCCTGCCTTATGTTATAATGAAAAAAATAGGTAGGGCTTTTTTATTGGGTAAAACAAAACATCAGCAGACAAAATGATGACAGCCCGGATGGGAGAAAACACCAGATGTTCACGCATCTCCATGTCCATACTGAATACAGCCTGCTGGACGGAGCGGCCAGGATCAACAAGCTTGTGAAAAAGGCCGGGGAATTGGGTATGCCCGCTTTGGCCATTACGGACCATGGTGTAATGTACGGGGTAATAGACTTTTACAAGGCCTGTAAAAAACAAGGGATTAAACCGATCATTGGCTGTGAGGTTTATGTGGCCCCGGGAAAATTGACCGAAAAAAATGCGGGCCGGGATGATAAGAATTATCATCTTGTTTTGCTTGCCGAAAATATGGAAGGCTACCGCAATCTTGTAAAAATAGTCTCAAATGCCCATATTGAAGGATTTTATTATAAACCGAGGACAGATAAAAAATTCCTCAGGGAAAACAGCAAGGGGCTAATTGCGCTCAGCGCTTGTCTGGCTGGTGAAATATCCGAGCTGATTTTGGAGGATAACCTGGAAAAAGCCCGGGAAACGGCCTTGGAGTATCTGGATATATTCGGTAAGGGCAATTTCTTTCTGGAGATTCAGGACCATGGCTTAAGAGATCAGCAAAAGGTCAATACTGAAATGCTGAAGATTTCCCGGATGACCGGAATCCCCATCGTAGCGACCAACGATGTGCACTATGTCGAAAAAGCTGATTCCTTCCTGCAGGATGTCCTATTATGTATTCAGACCGGTAAAACATTAAACGATCAGACCAGAATGAGCTTTGAAGGGCAGGAATTCTATTTGAAAGCTCATTCCGAAATGAATCTGCTTTTCGGAGAGCATCCTGAGGTTTTGGAAATAACCGAGGAAATAGCAGCCAGGTGCAATGTTGATTTTGCCTTCGGGACAAATTTTTTACCCGATTATCAGGTTCCCGAAGGATTTACACTGGATCAATACCTGCGGGAGCAATGCGCGCAGATCTTCCCCCAGCGCTATCCCCAGGCAGGTGAAAGAGAAAAAGGACGCCTGGAATATGAGCTGAATGTCATCACCAAAACAGGTTACTCCGGCTATTTTTTAATTGTGGCTGATTTTTGCCGGTACGCGAGAGAAAATGGCGTAACGGTAGGACCGGGGAGAGGATCGGCAGCCGCCAGTATGGTCGCTTATTTATTAGGAATTACCGATATTGAACCACTCAGGCATGATCTGCTCTTTGAACGGTTTTTAAATCCTGAAAGAATAACCATGCCTGATATCGATATAGATTTTGATCCTGAAGGCAGAGATAAAGTCATTAAATATGTCACACAAAAATATGGTGCGGATAAAGTCTGTCAAATCATCACCTTTGGAACTATGGGGGCCAAAGGCGCGATCAGGGATGTTGGCAGGGTCCTGAATATCCCGCTCAGCAAAGTGGACAAGGTGGCTAAAGCCGTTCCCAATGAACTGGGGATGACTCTGGAAAGGGCGTTGACCGTTTCTCCTGATCTGATCAGAATGGTTAGCGAGGAAGAAGAAATCAAACGGCTTCTGGAAATTTCCCAGGGACTTGAAGGGATGCCCAGACATGCGTCTACCCATGCCGCAGGGGTCGTGATCGCCAGAGAACCGTTGACCAACTATTTGCCTTTGCAAAGAACAGCGGAAGGATTTCCCATGACCCAATTTCCGATGAAGACAGTTGAGGATATCGGCTTGTTAAAAATGGACTTTCTGGGGTTACGTAACCTGACGATCATCAGCCAAACTCTGACCAGAATTCAAGAGACGCAGGGAAAAACAATCGATCTCAACAAATTGCCATTAGACGATCTGAAAACTTATCAAATGCTCTCTGAAGGCAAGAGCTCCGGTGTCTTTCAGCTGGAAAGCGGCGGTATGAAAGCTATTCTCAAGGAGCTGAAACCAAGCTGTTTTGAGGATATTATTGCCGTCTTGGCCCTTTACCGGCCCGGTCCCATGGAACAAATACCGGAATTTATTAAGCGTAAGCAAAGCGGCAAGCTCAGCTATCTTCATCCTAAATTAGAAAAAATCTTACAGGCTACTTATGGAATTATCGTTTATCAGGAACAAGTAATGCAGATCGCCAGGGATTTGGGCGGATACTCTCTGGGCCGGGCGGATTTGCTGCGCAGGGCAATGGGGAAGAAAAACCGCGATATTATGGATGAAGAACGCCAGAATTTTGTTCATGGACTTCAGGATGATCACGGCGAGGTAATTGTCCCCGGTGCCATACGCCTTGGCCTTAAAAAGAATGAGGCCGAAGAAATATTTGATCTTATGGCTAAATTCGCCGAATACGGGTTCAATAAAGGCCACGCGACGGCCTATGCCTTGATTTCTTACCAGACAGCTTATTTGAAAGCCAATTTCCCTTTGGAGTTTGCCGCATCTCTTTTAAGCTCGGTCATCGGTGTTTCCGATAAAGTTTCTTTTTATATTCATGAAGCCCAAAACAATGGCATCACGATTTTGCCCCCCGATGTCCAGTTCAGTTATAATGATTTTGCCATTGAGGGCAGGGCCATCCGCTTCGGTCTGGGAGCTGTCCGCAATGTTGGCGCCCAGGTCGTTGAAAAGATCATTGAGGAAAGGAAAAACGGGCCCTTTCGTTCGCTTTATGATTTTATCAGCCGGATGGATTCCAGAATGGTCAACAAAAGAGTGATGGAAAGCCTGATTAAGGCAGGGGCGTTCCAATCGCTTTGTTCAAGAGCACAGGCTTTGACTGTGCTTGAGAGGATGCTTGATTTGGCTCAAAACAGGCAGAGAGACCGGGAGTCGGGGCAAATGTCCCTTTTCGATCTTGATGAGAAGCTGGAAGAAGACTTTGCAATGCCTCAATTAGACGAAGTTTCTCAAGGAGATATCTCCAAGCTGGAGAAAGAATACCTGGGTTTATATCTGACTAATCATCCTTTATCGTCAATTGAAACGCAATATAAAGACCTGATTAGTTCCGATATTGCGACCTGTCTGGAAGGCTTAGAAGAAAAAAAAGTGATCTTATGCGGAATAATTACGTCTTATAGACAGACAATAACAAAAAGAGGCGAGATGATGGCCACTTTTCTTCTTGAAGATCTTTCGGGGACCATCGAAGTCCTGGTTTTCCCCAGAGTTTTTGCGGAAGGATCAAATTTGCACAATGACAATATTGTCATTGTTAAGGGCAGATATTATCTTAATGAAGATGAGAAGAAGATCTTTGCCGAAAAAATTAACGAATTAAATGAGTTTAACCAGGGGCCTGAAACAAATGCAAGAGGGGAAAAAGAGGAGAACTCAGGTTATGACAGGGTGGACACAAAGCATGGAAGGCTTTTTTTAAAATTAAATCGTGAAGACAAGGAACTGCTCGGCAGGATTTTGAAATTACTGGAAAACCATTCTGGAAAAATCCCCGTATGTGTATATTTTGCGGACAGCAAAAAATCATTTAAATTAAGCCAAGAATATCGGGCCGAGAAATCTCATGCTTTTTGCCAAAATATTACTGCACTTCTGGGACAAAACAATGTAAAATGGCAATGAAGCAAATTTAGTATTATCGTTGCTCTGATCAATCAAAAATTTTTTGGAGGAGAAAATTTGTGCGCATCGCTGTTTATCCAGGAACCTTTGATCCGGTAACCCTTGGACATATGGACATTTTACACAGAGCGGCTCAGCTTTTTGATAAAATCATTATTGGAGTAGCCGCAAACAGCAATAAAGAAACCCTGTTTTCTTTAGAGGAGAGACAAGAGCTTTTAAAACATGAAATTAAAGAGATGAGTAATGTCGAAGTCTGTCCCTTCAGCGGCCTAACGGTTGAATTTGCCAGACAATGCGGGGCAGTCGCTCTGATTCGCGGTCTCAGAGCGATTTCTGATTTCGAGTATGAGTTTCAATTGGCTTTAATGAATAAAAAGCTGGCTCCTGATATGGAGACGGTATTTCTGATGACCAAGAGTGAATATTCCTTTATCAGTTCCAGTGCCATCAAATGGGCGGCAAGTCTTAAAGGAAGCATCAGCGAGTTTGTTCCGCCAAATGTAGAAAAGGCTTTACTGAAAAAGCTGCATTAGAAAAATTTGTTGAGAAATGTTATGGAGGTAAATATGTGGACAGTCATCTATATTGCTCAAAACAAAAAGTTGGCTGATAAATATATGGAGGCTTTGTCTTCCGAAGGAATTCTTGTACAGTCAAGACAGCTCAGCCTCTCGCAGGATCTGAGCACATCTTCCTACGAACTGTTGGTTCCCGAATCGGAAGTAGAGGAAGCGCATGAAATTTTGACGGGGCTTATGGGATCCAGATAAGAAAGTGTTCATATTCAGTCGAGAAAAACCGGCCTGATGCAGTTTTTATTTTATTCTGCATTGAGCCGGTTTATTATTTTGGTGCTTAGGAAAGTCAATGAAAAAATTAAACAAATGTTCAGGTTTATTTTTTCAAAAGGGGTTATGCTAACAAAAAAACAAGGATGTAAGTCATATGAATATTGGCTGGAATATCGAAAGCTATGTATCTGTTTCCTCAATGATTTTTTCGTCAATCATCCTTTTTCTGATTTTAAGGATTAATTGGAAAGCATACGGACTGCTTTTCCTCCTTAGTGCGGCAGCCGGTGAAATTTTATGCGTAATATTCGCGATGCTGGGTCTTTATTCTTTCCCCTATACGACATTCCCGGCGATATCTTCTTTACCTGTTGTTTTAGTATTAACAGCATTTCCGATGATCGTCCTTGTTGGAGTCAGGTATAGTCCTGAAAATTGGATGTCAAAAATTTGTTTGTATTGGGTGATTGTCAATTTAGGGATGCTTTTTGAAACGTGGGCCCAAAATCAAACCCAAATCATCAAATATGATATGTTTTGGGATTTTTGGGACTCATATACCTGGTGGTGGATCTATCTGCTGGTCTTTGAATGGTTAGGCGGGAGGATAGTGCCTCAAAGCGCCAGAAAACCAATTAAAGGAAGTCTATTAAAAAGTGGTCAGATCGGCTGGTTCATCTCACACTTTATTTTAATCTCCACAATATTTTTAGCAGGTTTTTATATGGGAAGAGTTACGTTAAAGTAATCGTACGGCCTTTTCACCGCACCAAGGAATGTTCCGGCGACCCGATCATATTAGGAAAAACATTGACAAAAGACCAAATCATGGCTATAGTACATCATATAGCTAGTGCACTATAGCACAGGAGAGAACAGCATGATTCTAAACAGCAACAGTATCAAACCAATTTATCTTCAAATCGCCGATTGGTTAGAAGCGGAAATCTTAGCTTATAGAATCATAGAAGATGAGCGGATTTATTCTCAATACCAATTGGCCGGGATGTTCAATATTAATCCGGCTACGGCCGCCAAGGGATTAAATATTCTGGCCGATAAAAAAGTGATTTACAAAAAAAGAGGTCTGGGGATGTTCGTCGCTCCCAGCGCCCGGGAAATCATTCTCAAAAGCCGCAAAGACCAGGTCTTAGGAGAAATCCTCAGGGAATTGATCCGGGAAACAGAACGTCTCGGGATCCCAGAAGAGCAGCTTATCGAAATGATCAGAGAGGCCAAAAAGAATAAGGGGGAAGAGGATTGAGTGTGATCGAATGCCGAAACCTGACGAAGACTTATAGACAGTTTCATGCACTTAACGACCTTTCTATGGAAATCCGGGAAAACACCATTACCGGACTGATCGGACGCAATGGAGCCGGTAAAACCACCCTGCTGAAAATTATTGCCGGCTTTCTCCGGTC harbors:
- a CDS encoding aconitate hydratase, yielding MGDNLAQKILKSHLVSGRVSSGEEIGIKIDQTLTQDATGTMAYLQFEAINTPRVKTELSVSYIDHNTLQTGFENADDHAFLQSCAARFGLYFSRPGNGICHQVHLERFGVPGKTLLGSDSHTPTAGGLGMLAMGAGGLDVAVAMGGGAFYLKDPKVVKIGLYGERPDWVSAKDIILEVLRRLSVKGGVGKVFEYSGPGVLSLTVPERATITNMGAELGATSSLFPSDEQTRLFLKAQAREKDWIPLAADEDAEYDEEITLDLSTLEPLAAQPHMPDNVAPISTLADIKVHQVAIGSCTNSSYLDLMTAAAILKGKTVSADVSLVIAPGSRQVLTMLANNGALTDLLDAGARILESACGPCIGMGQSPASGAVSLRTFNRNFEGRSGTADAGIYLVSPEVAAASAVTGYITDPRTLGKAPQIEVPLSFRIDDSLIIAPGNPETQIVRGPNIKPLPVTSKLEDHYRLPVVIKLGDNITTDDIMPAGAKVLPFRSNVPILSEFVFSKIDPQFPARAKAAGKGIIIAGHNYGQGSSREHAALVPMYLGIRAVLAKSFARIHKDNLVNFGILPLSFVQEEDYDKIDVDTNLSIIDLLEAVIHNKPLVLHIDGTQTKIPVQHNLTERQAKIVLAGGLLNYTRES
- a CDS encoding tRNA (cytidine(34)-2'-O)-methyltransferase, whose protein sequence is MTGRLNIVLVEPEIPPNTGNIARLCAVVGADLHLVKPLGFKTDDKSLKRAGLDYWHRLKMTIYEDFDDFEARNPGGKRYLATTKGKIIYSETTFEEGCYLIFGRETKGLSPEILARYPEHLIRLPMKNECRSLNLSNAVAIVTYEVFRQWGYPGLS
- a CDS encoding glycosyltransferase family 4 protein, with protein sequence MSFLSTFVLAVLGAVVLTPVSIMIARKLGVLDHPGGRRIHQTPIPRMGGIAIYLAFWLAVFLRVDLNSTVIGLFLSSTLIVLVGIADDSKGLGPFPKLFLQIMAAFIFLSFSPSIEYVVLPLVNEVGLGYAGFILGVLWIVGLVNTVNISDGLDGLAAGICMIAALVLFWSAIKIDQIFPAHLMLALTGAALGFLFFNFNPAKVFMGDSGSMFLGFILGAVSWTGLLKTATVLGLIFPLLVLGMPLTDVLFAIIRRKWKGRSIVLADRGHLHHRLLDMGFTQKSAVLLLYAISAGFGLAAIFCVYGNWLLAAILVLLNMVLILNIMFRKLKVEKFWVKKIEKEYAEDKHKV
- a CDS encoding metal-dependent hydrolase: MKIIFHGHSCFEITGSKGRILIDPFLRDNPRADVGPDDYQELDALLITHGHDDHMGDCLEIAKKTGCLFISNFELANFAKKNGVKNIHSMHIGGKYPFGFGTVKLTPALHGSGIPKGDGTFWYGGLACGFLINMDGLWVYHAGDTGLFSDLQLIKNFCALEAAMLPIGDNFGMGPDDAVLAAEMLQAKYVVPMHYNTFPVIRQNPEAFVSALESKVPKTKGVILEPGQSLQI
- a CDS encoding DNA polymerase III subunit alpha, coding for MFTHLHVHTEYSLLDGAARINKLVKKAGELGMPALAITDHGVMYGVIDFYKACKKQGIKPIIGCEVYVAPGKLTEKNAGRDDKNYHLVLLAENMEGYRNLVKIVSNAHIEGFYYKPRTDKKFLRENSKGLIALSACLAGEISELILEDNLEKARETALEYLDIFGKGNFFLEIQDHGLRDQQKVNTEMLKISRMTGIPIVATNDVHYVEKADSFLQDVLLCIQTGKTLNDQTRMSFEGQEFYLKAHSEMNLLFGEHPEVLEITEEIAARCNVDFAFGTNFLPDYQVPEGFTLDQYLREQCAQIFPQRYPQAGEREKGRLEYELNVITKTGYSGYFLIVADFCRYARENGVTVGPGRGSAAASMVAYLLGITDIEPLRHDLLFERFLNPERITMPDIDIDFDPEGRDKVIKYVTQKYGADKVCQIITFGTMGAKGAIRDVGRVLNIPLSKVDKVAKAVPNELGMTLERALTVSPDLIRMVSEEEEIKRLLEISQGLEGMPRHASTHAAGVVIAREPLTNYLPLQRTAEGFPMTQFPMKTVEDIGLLKMDFLGLRNLTIISQTLTRIQETQGKTIDLNKLPLDDLKTYQMLSEGKSSGVFQLESGGMKAILKELKPSCFEDIIAVLALYRPGPMEQIPEFIKRKQSGKLSYLHPKLEKILQATYGIIVYQEQVMQIARDLGGYSLGRADLLRRAMGKKNRDIMDEERQNFVHGLQDDHGEVIVPGAIRLGLKKNEAEEIFDLMAKFAEYGFNKGHATAYALISYQTAYLKANFPLEFAASLLSSVIGVSDKVSFYIHEAQNNGITILPPDVQFSYNDFAIEGRAIRFGLGAVRNVGAQVVEKIIEERKNGPFRSLYDFISRMDSRMVNKRVMESLIKAGAFQSLCSRAQALTVLERMLDLAQNRQRDRESGQMSLFDLDEKLEEDFAMPQLDEVSQGDISKLEKEYLGLYLTNHPLSSIETQYKDLISSDIATCLEGLEEKKVILCGIITSYRQTITKRGEMMATFLLEDLSGTIEVLVFPRVFAEGSNLHNDNIVIVKGRYYLNEDEKKIFAEKINELNEFNQGPETNARGEKEENSGYDRVDTKHGRLFLKLNREDKELLGRILKLLENHSGKIPVCVYFADSKKSFKLSQEYRAEKSHAFCQNITALLGQNNVKWQ
- the coaD gene encoding pantetheine-phosphate adenylyltransferase; the encoded protein is MRIAVYPGTFDPVTLGHMDILHRAAQLFDKIIIGVAANSNKETLFSLEERQELLKHEIKEMSNVEVCPFSGLTVEFARQCGAVALIRGLRAISDFEYEFQLALMNKKLAPDMETVFLMTKSEYSFISSSAIKWAASLKGSISEFVPPNVEKALLKKLH
- a CDS encoding CBO0543 family protein is translated as MNIGWNIESYVSVSSMIFSSIILFLILRINWKAYGLLFLLSAAAGEILCVIFAMLGLYSFPYTTFPAISSLPVVLVLTAFPMIVLVGVRYSPENWMSKICLYWVIVNLGMLFETWAQNQTQIIKYDMFWDFWDSYTWWWIYLLVFEWLGGRIVPQSARKPIKGSLLKSGQIGWFISHFILISTIFLAGFYMGRVTLK
- a CDS encoding GntR family transcriptional regulator encodes the protein MILNSNSIKPIYLQIADWLEAEILAYRIIEDERIYSQYQLAGMFNINPATAAKGLNILADKKVIYKKRGLGMFVAPSAREIILKSRKDQVLGEILRELIRETERLGIPEEQLIEMIREAKKNKGEED